A stretch of DNA from Candidatus Zixiibacteriota bacterium:
GCTTTTAGGATAAGCCCGAATAAGCTGGTCGAAGATATTCACTGCCTCTTTATAATTTTTCTCCTCTAAGGCTTTCTTCGCTTCCTGATTCAAAACCTGTTCGCTTTTTTTTGCGCAATTAGACATTAAGACTGCTATCCCGAAGATGATCCCGATTAACAGAGTTACTTTTCTCATTCTCCTAGTATCCTCTTTATTTAAATGTCATTGCGAGCCCGTAGGGCGAAGCAATCCTTTTATCATCTAAAGATTGCTTCGTCGTCCATATGGACTCCTCGCAATGACGTACCCTTTCAACCAACCTTGCTAAATATAATCTCCTCCCCTTTCAAGTCAACTTTAATCTTATCCCCTTCTCTGAATTTTCCTTTCAAAATCTCATTGGCTAACGGCCGAGAGACATATCTTTGCATAAACCGTCGCGACCCTTTCAGGGTCGCATTGCGAGGCTGAAAGCCTCGCGCTACAATAATACTCCTCTAGTTGGTTCGGGAATTGGATTTCCCGAACCAATTACACATTATCTGCCATGACAATATTTATACTTTTTTCCACTACCACAAGGGCACTTCTCATTTCTTCCCACCTTTTCCCAAAAAATATGAGGATCTATTTCAGTAGACAAATCAGCATCCAAAGCTTTTCCAAAATCAGACTTCAATATTTTTGGTGCATTTTTGATAAAACATTCGTTAATTACTTCTTGTTGTTTTTTACTTATTTGTTGCAATGGTTCGAAAGCAACCCTTGCTCTATCAATTAAAAATGCAACAATAGATTCGTCACGAAGTTCTTGAGAAGTTACCAAAACACCATTACCATTTACAATTCTAGTATTGATCCACTTGCTTTTATCATAAGGAGTTACAAATCCAAAAATGACAAACCGGGAAAATTTTGCATATAATTCACAACATTCTTGATTCGAAACTTCAGTGGCATCAATAGTCCTTACCAGATATCGGTTTAAATTAACAACTGGCTGCTTATTATTTATGAGCAATTCCGTTAGAAATAAGTGAATTTCTGAAAATACAATAAGGTCTCCTTGTCCTAGTAGAAATTTCCTCCATTCATCTTCTGCTTTTATTAATTGATTTAAAAATAGGTAATTCTCCTTTTTACAACCAGGTAGATCATTAACCAAAATCCTCCAAAGAACTGAAACTAAAAAATACATCAACCTCTTGTCATAGCTAAATTTCTGCCTTCCTTCATTCAGATAGGGATAAAATATAGTTTTTGAGAAATAGGTCTCGGCATTGTTAAATAAACTCTCACAATCCTGGCAAAGTAAATATTTCTTAGTTCCATCCTGATACCGCATGTTAGGATTAATAGCTGTTCTTATATAGCCGCTACCAGTTTCTTTCATCCACTTATAAACAAATTTTGGAATGATGTGACTTTCTCTTATTTCACCTTTTTTACCGCATAATTTGCATCTTCCAATCATAACTTTAAAGACTCCGTGCGGGAATTCCAATTCCCGCACTAACGAAATCGAAAGGATATCTAAAAAAAGGCGAGTTTTCCTCGCCTTTATTATATCAATGCCACTTCAATCCAGCCCCTTTTCATTTAGATTTAGTTTCTGTTTTGCTGCTGCTTTTCTCCTTTTTATCTTCTTTGATCGAACTACCGCTTTCTTCCCTTTCTTTCTTTTTATATGATTCGCTCCGGTAATCAGTTGAATAAAATCCGCTACCCTTGAAGATAACCCCGCCTCCTGCGGAGATCAGCTTCTCCACCTCTCCTCCGCATTTGGGACAGGTTTTTACCGGCTCATCGGTCATCTTCTGAAATCTTTCAAAAGTGAAAGAGCATTTTCTACATTTGTATTCGTAAGTAGGCATCCCACTGCTCCTCATTTGGCAAATTTTTTCTCCGTATTCTTAGGCCGCTCAAACTTGACCTTTCCCTGCACCACTTCTTGCAAAGCTGAGGAGATAATCATTTCCATCCTGGGTTTATTTGCTTCCTCCCCACTTTGGGCTAACGCTTCCTCATCGTTCAAAATCTGATTTTTTCTCCTGGCGTGCTTTGCCGCCACGATGACAGCCTCAAAACGGTTAGCTGTGAACTTCCTGAAATCATCTTCGGAACTCTGATCCATCTGTTTTCTCCCTTAGTTTAATTAGACTCTCTTAAGGATTCAACCTTCTTCAGTTGACTACCTCATAATCCGCATCTACAGCCTTATCTTTTCCCTTTCCGGATTTCTCTTCACTTTTGTCCTGGCTTCCTGGATTAGCCTGGGAAGTAGATTTTTGATACATTTTAGATGCCGCCTCGTGCCAGACCGTGGTCAAAGATTCGGTTGCCGATTTTA
This window harbors:
- a CDS encoding SEC-C domain-containing protein produces the protein MIGRCKLCGKKGEIRESHIIPKFVYKWMKETGSGYIRTAINPNMRYQDGTKKYLLCQDCESLFNNAETYFSKTIFYPYLNEGRQKFSYDKRLMYFLVSVLWRILVNDLPGCKKENYLFLNQLIKAEDEWRKFLLGQGDLIVFSEIHLFLTELLINNKQPVVNLNRYLVRTIDATEVSNQECCELYAKFSRFVIFGFVTPYDKSKWINTRIVNGNGVLVTSQELRDESIVAFLIDRARVAFEPLQQISKKQQEVINECFIKNAPKILKSDFGKALDADLSTEIDPHIFWEKVGRNEKCPCGSGKKYKYCHGR
- a CDS encoding DNA-directed RNA polymerase subunit omega, which translates into the protein MDQSSEDDFRKFTANRFEAVIVAAKHARRKNQILNDEEALAQSGEEANKPRMEMIISSALQEVVQGKVKFERPKNTEKKFAK
- a CDS encoding zinc ribbon domain-containing protein; protein product: MPTYEYKCRKCSFTFERFQKMTDEPVKTCPKCGGEVEKLISAGGGVIFKGSGFYSTDYRSESYKKKEREESGSSIKEDKKEKSSSKTETKSK